A genomic window from Colletotrichum destructivum chromosome 7, complete sequence includes:
- a CDS encoding Putative arrestin-like protein, giving the protein MPRMALEIRIDDHYSSKIYTSGSRVAGVVDFCPNTDMPFHCFQITLIGTARTRVDMLPGPKITNDVFLNLDMPITKTLYPPGQTLMAKQTHCIPFDFTIPHKLHKDSCGAVSGAHSHDQHLRLPPTMGSWEKDDMAPVMAQVEYKIVARLLLRQFSNNNKSTIEASQLIKVLPAFPEDPPLVLNSHDARYALSRTRSVRRSVLSVHKDRIIITAAQPQAVHVSIGGHQLPSSQPIVSLDFAFESSSAVSFPPEVTLNQVKLEAQTWFTGTPMKVVPDLGDPRDATGLRHELRYSTNVKLSTTDTGVILWHKDDADEGQKVTSWRSTARIPIRLPTAHKMFLPTFYNCFIARSYILHVSVNFGGSKTNLSLPLQIASQSLYPRMSEPEVEDLPSFDASLTWR; this is encoded by the coding sequence ATGCCGAGGATGGCACTCGAGATCAGAATCGACGATCACTACTCGTCCAAGATCTACACCAGCGGCTCCCGTGTCGCCGGTGTCGTCGACTTCTGTCCAAATACCGACATGCCTTTCCACTGCTTTCAGATCACTCTCATCGGCACCGCTCGCACACGGGTCGACATGCTCCCCGGACCGAAGATCACCAACGACGTCTTTCTCAACCTGGACATGCCCATCACCAAGACACTCTATCCCCCAGGTCAGACGCTCATGGCCAAACAAACACACTGCATCCCCTTCGACTTCACCATTCCCCATAAGCTTCACAAAGACTCTTGTGGCGCCGTTTCAGGAGCTCATTCCCACGACCAACACCTGCGGCTCCCCCCAACGATGGGAAGCTGGGAGAAAGACGACATGGCCCCCGTCATGGCCCAGGTCGAGTACAAGATAGTGGCTCGCTTGCTCCTGAGGCAATtctccaacaacaacaagagcACCATCGAGGCCAGCCAGTTGATCAAGGTCCTCCCCGCATTCCCCGAAGACCCGCCCCTCGTCCTCAACAGCCACGACGCGCGCTATGCCCTTTCTCGGACCAGGTCGGTCCGTCGAAGTGTTCTTTCCGTTCACAAAGACCGTATCATCATCACGGCCGCCCAGCCCCAGGCTGTTCATGTCAGCATCGGCGGGCACCAACTCCCGAGCTCTCAGCCCATAGTCTCGCTCGACTTCGCCTTCGAATCCTCGTCCGCCGTTTCTTTCCCGCCCGAGGTGACACTCAATCAGGTCAAGCTTGAAGCCCAGACCTGGTTCACAGGGACGCCTATGAAGGTGGTTCCTGACCTAGGCGACCCGCGCGATGCGACAGGTCTCCGCCACGAGCTCAGATACTCCACCAATGTCAAGCTCTCGACGACCGACACGGGCGTCATCCTGTGGCacaaggacgacgccgatgaaGGGCAGAAAGTAACCTCATGGCGGTCCACGGCCAGGATCCCCATCCGACTTCCAACCGCGCACAAGATGTTCCTCCCGACGTTCTACAACTGCTTCATCGCCCGGAGCTACATCCTTCACGTGAGCGTCAACTTCGGCGGGTCCAAGACGAACCTCTCCCTCCCGCTGCAGATTGCGTCGCAGTCGCTGTACCCGAGGATGTCAGAGCCTGAAGTCGAAGACCTGCCCTCTTTCGATGCCTCTCTGACTTGGAGGTGA
- a CDS encoding Putative berberine/berberine, FAD-binding domain, PCMH-type, FAD-binding, type PCMH, subdomain 1, which produces MNFLLSLQLLIAAVSALTVRAPTIADDLKALVSTSSSVSIDFRARWSTFNAPSPAVVVNVTSEKDVAVVVKYCSSRRIPFVAQNGGNGWGETFDLGCDGVLINLAALNAVTFSNSKTEATIGGGAIIGETIQAANEAGVLVQTGNCNCVGTLGAILGGGYGNIMGEVGFGVDNILSLRVVVASGEILTVSPTSHPDLFWALRGAGPNFGIVTSAKVRAWPTSTQERTAWLMNLFFSPEQLPQVAQAIQDLPLTPEQNVFLILANSGPPSNAPTVLVTGFLRNGTEATGRAAFASLYALGPTSNSSSVAGYDTWNAANDFFCARGDRKPAFSTTIKHMRPETWPAIWDLYASFHAKGPNSVILIERYNLTKAQSAPKGSAALQEALRRDAFAQALVIPWYTDAALDAEADEFGRSVRSIWTSPKKATRNPTYVNFAHGDETAEAIYGTSLARLRKLKKKWDPLGAFNQWFKVGA; this is translated from the exons ATGAACTTCCTCTTGTCCCTGCAGCTGCTGATAGCGGCGGTCTCTGCCCTTACCGTAAGGGCACCAACCATCGCCGACGATCTCAAGGCTCTTGtatcgacatcgtcctctgTGTCCATTGACTTTCGTGCAAGATGGAGTACCTTCAACGCGCCTAGCCCGGCAGTAGTGGTTAACGTGACTTCCGAGAAGGATGTCGCCGTTGTT GTCAAGTACTGCTCAAGCCGCAGAATCCCGTTCGTCGCCCAGAATGGCGGCAACGGTTGGGGCGAGACGTTCGACCTCGGCTGCGACGGCGTTCTCATCAATCTCGCTGCACTGAACGCCGTCACCTtcagcaacagcaagacggaggcgaccattggcggcggagccatcatcggcgagacaATCCAGGCGGCCAACGAAGCTGGTGTTTTGGTTCAGACCGGCAACTGCAACTGCGTGGGTACCCTCGGCGCCATTCTCGGCGGTGGTTATG GCAACATCATGGGTGAAGTCGGTTTCGGAGTTGACAATATTCTCTCGCtgcgcgtcgtcgtcgcaaGCGGAGAGATCCTCACAGTCTCGCCGACCTCCCATCCAGATCTCTTCTGGGCTCTTCGAGGCGCCGGGCCCAACTTCGGCATCGTCACCTCGGCCAAAGTCAGAGCCTGGCCGACATCAACCCAAGAACGCACCGCATGGCTCATGAACCTGTTCTTCTCTCCCGAACAGCTCCCGCAGGTCGCGCAGGCTATTCAAGACCTGCCGCTGACGCCTGAACAAaacgtcttcctcatcctgGCGAACTCCGGGCCGCCTTCCAACGCACCGACCGTCCTCGTTACGGGATTCCTCAGGAACGGAACCGAAGCGACCGGCCGCGCCGCATTCGCTTCACTCTACGCCCTCGGACCGACCtcgaacagcagcagcgtggCCGGTTACGACACTTGGAACGCGGCCAACGACTTCTTCTGCGCGCGCGGCGATCGCAAGCCGGCGTTCAGCACGACCATCAAGCATATGCGGCCCGAGACCTGGCCGGCGATCTGGGATCTGTATGCCTCGTTCCATGCAAAGGGGCCCAACTCGGTCATCCTCATCGAGCGTTACAACTTGACGAAAGCTCAGAGCGCCCCCAAGGGATCGGCGGCTCTGCAGGAGGCGTTGAGGAGGGACGCTTTTGCGCAGGCTCTTGTGATTCCGTGGTATACGGACGCCGCGTTGGATGCGGAGGCTGATGAGTTTGGGCGCAGTGTGAGGAGCATTTGGACTTCGCCcaagaaggcgacgaggaatCCGACGTATGTCAACTTTGCCCATGGTGATGAAACGGCCGAAGCCATCTATGGGACGAGTCTGGCAAGGTTGAGGaagctgaagaagaagtggGATCCTTTGGGTGCGTTTAATCAGTGGTTCAAGGTTGGGGCATAG